CTCGATGGGCCTGATCCTCGGCGGCGCGCTGACCGAGGTCGGCTGGCGCTGGACCTTCCTGATGCCCGGCCCGGTCGCCCTGATCGTGCTGCTGTTCGGCATCAAGCTGATCCCGAGCAGCCCGCGCGACGATGCCTCGGGCGGGTACGACGTACCAGGCGCGATCACCGTCACCGGCGGCATGCTGGCCCTCGTCTACGCGGTTGTCGGCGCGGAGCACGCCGGCTGGGTGTCCGTCCAGACCATCGGGCTGTTCGTCCTCGCCGCGGTTCTGCTGGCCGGATTCGTCGCCATCGAGCTGCGTACGAAGAACCCGCTGGTCCGGCTGGGCATCCTGCGCAACCCGTCGCTGCGGCGCGCGAACCTCGCCATCCTGACCGTGTTCGGCTCGTACGTCGCGTTCCAGCTGATCGGCACCATGTACCTGCAGAACCTGCTCGGCTGGTCGTCCTTCCAGACCGCGCTGGGCTTCCTGCCGGCCGGCATCCTGGTCGTCACGCTGTCGCCGAACGTCGGCAAGATCGTCGACCGGGTCGGTACCGAGAAGATGATCATCGTCTCGATGGCGCTGTTCGTCGCCGGGTACGCCCTGTCGCAGCGGATCGGCCCGGAGTCGGAGTACTTCTCCACCGTGTTCCCGACCATCATGCTGCTCGGTCTCGGGTTCGCGATCGGGTTCCCGTCGCTGAATATCCAGGCCGTGTCCGGCGTACCGGACCACGAGCAGGGGCTGGCGTCCGGCCTGTTCAACACCTCCAACCAGGTGGGTGGCGCGGTCGTACTCGCGATCGTGACCGCGGTGATCAGCAGCCAGACCGTCGGCGTGACCGCGCCCACCGGGGTGCTGTCGGCGTACAAGTCCGGGCTCGGGGTCGTGACCGGGATCGCGGCGCTCGGGCTGGTGATCGCCCTCACCGGGCTGCGCGGCCTGAAGGCGCGGCGGGCGGCCGAGGAAGCCGAGGCGGCCGAACTGGCAGCGGTACAGAAGGAGCTGGCGGCGGAGGAGATGGAGCCGGCGGCGTGACAACAACCAGCTCCGCTCGGGGCTGTGCGGTGATATGACAGCACGTGGTGCGGACTCCTTCGGGGGTCCGCACCACTGCATTTCGGGGGTTACCCCGATTGGTTTCGGCCCCGCGGAGTGCTGGACTTGGAACATGGACGAGCGAAGCGAGGGCATCATCAAATACAGCGAGCATTGCTCATGCCCGCCCGGAGCGAAGCGAGGACGGGCATGAGCAACCAGAGCTACGACCAGAAGGTCAAGGACATCCTGGACCGGGTCGCCAACGGTCACCTGTCACCCGAGGAGGCCACCACGCTGATCGCCGCCCTCAAGCCGGCCCCATCCGAAGGCCCCGGCGCATCCGAGGCCCCCGGCGTACGCGGTGCGGCCGGCCCGGCGGCCAACGCTCCGGTTGCCGACAACGGAGACCCCACCTCCTGGCCCCGCCCCTCAACCGGCGACACCCCGTCCCCCACAGCCTGGGCCGACGCCGTCGACTCCCCGACTGCCGAGCAACCGACGGTTGCGCCGTCCGGCGTGCAGGACAGTGTGCCCGGCGCGGTGACCGAGCCGGATGCTGCCTCGGATGAGGAGGAGTTGGTGGAGGAGCAGCACAGCAACGTGCCGATTCCTTCCGGGGTGCAGCGGGTGACGATCCGCGCGATCGGCCGCCGCGTACGCCTGATCGGCGAACCGGCAGTGAACGGTGTGGCCGTCGACGGACCGCACGTGATCAAGCGCGACGGCGACACCCTCGCGATCAGCAGCGAAGGCGACATGGGCGTCTCGATCGACGGTTTCAGCATGCTGCGGAACCCGACCGACCTGAAGGCGCACGTGAACGGCCTCGCCAAGGAACTCTCGATCCGCGTCAACCCGAACCTCCAGGTGGAGGTGGAGGTGACCGGCGGCAGCGTGAACGCCGAACGCGTCCCCGGCCTGTCCCGCGTCCGCGTCACCGCCGGCACCGCGAAGGTCGCCGACGTGGACGGCCCGATCGACGTCCTGGTCCAGGCCGGCACCGCCTCGGTGGACGGCCAGATCACCAAGGGCCGCTCCCGCGTCCGCGTCGAGTCCGGCACCGCCACGGTCGCCCTCCGCCGCGGCTCCGACGTCCGCGTCCACACCGAAGCCCAACTGGGCCGAGTCACCTGGACCGGCGCCGTCTCCGGCCAATCCAAAGACGTAGAAATCGGCCGCGGCCGAGCCGCCCTGGACGTAGAAGTCCTGGTAGGCACCGCCCAACTAACCTCTGACTGACCCACCCCCGACTGGCCTCGCCCCCGCCCCCGAGCCAGTCCGCTCGCCCTCTTACGCACAACCCTCCATTTCAGGGGGCATCCCCGCGACTGTGAACTGGTCCCCGAAAGTTGGACTGGCTGGGTAGGGAGCCTATGCCGTGAGGGTCTGGGTGCGGTATTGCACTGGGCTCAGGCCCTTGAGTGTTGTTGAGGTGCGGTGGTTGTTGTACCAGTGGATGTAGTCGGCGAGTGCGGTGGTGAACGCGTCGGCGCTGGTGAAGGTGGTGTGGTGGAAGAGTTCTTCTTTGAGGTGTCCGAAGAAGTTCTCGATGATGGCGTTGTCGTAGCAGTTGGCTTTGCGGGACATCGACTGGGTCGCGCGGGCGGTGGTGAGTAGGGCCTGCCAGGAGTGGTGCTGGTATTGGAAGCCTTGGTCGGAGTGGACCAGCAGGCCGGGGCTGGGGCGCTGGGTGGTGAGTGCTTGTTGCAGGCTGGAGTTGGTGAGTTGCAGGTTAGGTGAGTCGCTGGTTGTGTAGGCGATGATCTGGCGGTCGAACAGGTCCATGACCGGCGACAGGTAGAGCTTGCGGCCGGCGATGGCGAACTCGGTCACATCGGTGACCCACTTGCGGTTCGGAGCGGTGGCGGTGAAGTCACGGGCCAGCAGGTTCGGTGCGGTCTTGCCAGTCGCGCCGGTCGTGCTGGTCTGGCCTTTGAACGAGTTGTAGCGGCGGCGGCGCCGGACCAGGCAGACCAGCCCGAGGCGCCGCATCAGCGCCAGGACGGTCTTCTTCGCGACCCGCCAGCCGGCGGTCACCAGTTCGCGGTGGACGCGACGATGCCCGTAACGGCCTTTGTTGTTCTCGAACACTTCCCGGATGGCGGTCTTCAGGGCGGCGCGTGGGTCCGGCGAGGCGAGGCGGGCCTGGTGGTAGAAGAACGTCGACCGGGCCAGACCAGCAACCTCCAGCAATACCTCGAGGCGGTGGTCAGCCTTGAGAGCGGTGACGGCCTGGGCCTTCAGCGTCGTTGCTGGGCTCTCAAGGCACGCAATTTTCCCAGGTAGGCGTTTTCGGCCCGCAGCCGCTCGTTCTCGCGACGCAACCGCTCCAACTCACTCACCTCACCCAATTCACCCGCAGACCGGCCACGATCACCACCACCGGCACCCGGTGGGCGGCCCGGACGTTTCGGGCGCAACCCGTCATCACCCTCGTCGCGGTACTTACGGGCCCAGTTCTCGATCAATTTCGGCGACGACAACTCGAACTCCCGCGCGAGCGCGACCTTCGTCTCGCCCGCGAGAAACCGCCGGACCACCTCGCGCTTGACCTCGAACGAGAAGACCCGTTTCCCCGGCATCGCCACCAACGCTCCCGTACCTCGAACACGCCACCGGTCGTACAACCGGTTCACCGCTGAAGCACTCCCACTCAGCCGCACCGCGACCGCCTGCCGGCCCCAGCCAGCCTCGAACAACGCTACCGCCTCACACCGCTGCTCCTCAGACAACGAACTACCACCACGCATACAACCACTCCCCAGAATCAGAACTGAATTTCTCAGTCCAACTTCTGGGGAGCAGTTCACTGCAGGGTTGCCCCCTGATAATTCGAGGGGGGCAACCCTGTACCTCAGGGGATGTCCTCTCGGGTGGAGGGTTGTGCGGAACGGGCCGGTTCGGGGGCTGGTTGGGGTGGGTGTTCGGATCAGGTGGCAACCGCCTTCGCGGGGATGGTGCGGAGGTGGCGGAGGGGGGAGAGGTAGAGGAATGTGGTGCCGGCGAGGGTGCCTAGGCCGGTGATCCAGAGGGTGGGGTGGAGGCCGAAGGTGGTGCCCAGGGTGCCGCCGAGGAGGCTGCCGAGGGGGGTGGCGCTCCAGGAGACGAAGCTCATGGTGGCGCTGACTCGGCCTTGCAGGTCAGGTGGGCAGAGGCGTTGCTGGGTGCTGACCTGCAGGATGTAGCTGACGATGATGCAGAAGCCGGCCAGCAGGGTGCCGGCGACGAACCAGGTCACCTGCCAGCCGGGGGCGGTCAGTGCCTGGACGGTGAACGCGACCGCGATCCCGGTCGAGGAGAGCAGCAGCGTACGGGCGTCTCCGTACCTGCGACTGATCTTCTCGGTGACGGTTGACGCGACGATCGCGCCGAGCAGACCGATCATGCTGAGTACGCCGATCGTGGCGGGCTGCAGGTGTACCTCGCGGACCAGGTAGACGATCATGATCGCGCCGGCCGCGGACTGGAAGAGCATCGTCACCATCGTGTTCAGGGCCAGCGGCCGGAGCAGTGGATGGTGGAAGACGTAGCGCAGTCCGGCGCCGATCTCGCGGCGCAGGCCGGGACGCTCGGGGCGTACGGGCTCCGCTTCCGGCGTACGGATCGAGCGCAGCCAGAGCGCTGACCAGAGGAAGCTCAGCGCGTCCAGGCCGATTGTCAGCGCGGCGCCGAGCCATTGGACGAGCAAACCGCTCGCGCCGGCGCCGACCACCGCGCCGATCGAGTGGTTCGCGGCCAGTTTCGCGTTGCCGGGCAGCAACTGGTCGCGATCGAGGAGGCGCGGCAGGTACGAGTTGTGCGCCACGTCGAAGAGCACGGTCAGTACGCCGGCCGGGATCAGTACGAGGTACAGCTGGGTCAGCGTGAGTACGCCGAACCACCAGGCGATCGGGATCGACGCGAACAGCAGCGCGCGGAGCAGATCGGCGTACACGAGGACCGGTCGGCAGCGGATGCGGTCGGCCCAGGCGCCGGCGAACAGGCCGAGGCCGAGCCAGGCGGCGGTTTCGCAGGTCCGGAGCAGCGCGACCTGCAGGGTGGACGCGTTCAGATTGAGGACGGCGAGCAGGGGGATCGCGCCCATGGTCAGCCGGGTGCCGAGCTGACTGAGCAGGTCGGCGGCCCACAGGCGGCGGAAATCCGGGTGTCGCAGGATGCTCATTCCGCGACCGTAAGGGCTGAGTTGAGTCCTGTCGACTCAAGTATCAACAAAGTTGAGTCGACTGGACTCAATATAATTGGGAAGTGAAATTGTCGGTGATCTCCGGCAGGATGGGTGGCCTGCATCACATCCATAGGGGAGGACGAATGGCCGCAATCGAGGCAAGTGGCCTCGTGAAGACGTTCAAGGGCCGGAAGAACACGGTCAAGGCGCTGGACGGGATCGACCTCGACGTGCCCGAAGGCAGCGTGCTCGGCCTGCTCGGCCCGAACGGCGCGGGCAAGACGACAACGGTCCGGGTGCTGACCACGCTGATGAAACCCGACGCGGGTACGGCGCGGGTGCTCGGGCACGACGTGGTGAAGGACGCGGACATGGTCCGATCGCTGGTCGGGCTCTCGGGGCAGTACGCGGCCGTCGACGAGCTGCTCACCGGCCGGGAGAACCTGTGGATGTTCGGCCGGCTGTACCGGCTCGGCAGTCAGCAGGCGAAGGAGCGGGCGGAGGAACTGCTCGCGACGTTCGATCTGACCGAGGCGGCGGACCGGACCCTGAAGACGTACTCGGGTGGAATGCGCCGCCGGCTCGACCTGGCCGGTTCGCTGATCGCGCACCCGAAGGTGCTGTTCCTGGACGAGCCGACGACCGGCCTCGACCCGCGGTCCCGGATCGACCTCTGGAAGATCATCCGCGACCGGGTCCGCGAGGGGGTGACGATCCTGCTCACCACGCAGTACCTGGAGGAGGCCGACGAGCTGGCCGACAGCATCGCCGTGGTCGATCACGGCTCGGTGATCGCGCGCGGCACGGCCGACGAGCTGAAGGCGAAGGTCGGTGGCGAACGGATCGAGGTGGTCGTGCACGATCCGGCCGACACCACTCGCGCGCTGGAGTTGCTGACCACCGCGCTCGGCGTCGCCGATCCGGAGTCGACCACGATCGAGGAGCACACCCGGCGACTGACCGTACCGGCGCCGGGCGGGTCGAGCACGCTCGTCGAGGTGATCCGGACCCTGGACGCCGCGCGGATCCGGATCGCCGACATCGGGTTGCGGCGGCCGACCTTGGACGACGTGTTCCTCACCCTGACCGGGCACGAGGCCGAGCAGAAGGAGTCGCTGTGAGTGTGGAGCTGCCGGCCAAGGTGAACCCGCTGAGCCGGGCCCTGTCGGATGCCGGAATCCTTGCCTGGCGGAGCCTGAAGCGGATTCCGCGGACGCCGGACATGCTGATCTACGCGACCATCCAGCCGATCATGTTCGTGCTCCTGTTCGCGTACGTGTTCGGCAACGCGATCCCGATCCCGGGTTTCCCCGGACCGCGGGCGTACCGGGAGTTCCTGATGTCCGGGATCTTCGCGCAGACGATGGCGTTCGCGGTCGCGTCCGCGAGCGTCGGGCTGGCCGACGACATGTCGAAGGGCCTGATCGACCGGTTCAGGTCGTTGCCGATGGCAAGGTCCGGGGTGATCGCCGGGCGGGTGATCGGCGACCTGGTGTTCAACGCGTTCGTGATGCTGATCATGGTGATCTGCGGATTCATCGTCGGCTGGCGCTGGCACAACGGGATCGGCCAGGCGCTGGCCGCGTTCGCGATCCTGCTGCTGTTCGCGTTCGCGATGCTCTGGGTGGGCGCGCTGATCGGGCTGTCGGTCGGCGGGCCGGAGGTGGCGTCGTCGGCCGGGCTGATCTGGCTGTTCCCGCTGACCTTCCTGTCGAACGCGTTCGTCCCGACACCGCAGCTGCCGAAGGCCCTGCAACCGGTGGCCGAGTGGAACCCGATCTCGTCGATCGTCGCGGCCTGCCGGCATCTGTTCGGCAATCCGTCGCCGTTCGCCAGTCCGGACGGATTCCCGGCGCAGCATCCGGTCTGGCTGTCACTGATCTGGTGCGTGGCGATCATCGCCGTGTTCGCCCCGCTGGCCGTCCGCAAGTACCGCAGCGCGACCGGGCACTGACGGCGTACGCGTTGCTGACGGGGACCGCCGGCAGTTGAAGGACTGCCGGCGGTCCCGGCGGCGGACCACAAAAGCAAGCGCCCCGGTGGGGTGACCACCGGGGCGCTCGGAAGCTTTGGTGGTCAGCCGGTGAACGGTTCCGCGGCGACGATCTCGACGGTGACGGGCTTGCCGTTCGGCGCCTCGTACGTCGCCTTGTCGCCCTTCTTCTTGCCCAGGATCGCGGCGCCCAGGGGCGACTGCGGGGAGTACACGTCGATGTCCACCGACGCGTCCAGGGCGAGCAGTTCGCGGGAGCCGAGCAGGAACGTCTCGACATCGTCGTCACCGGCGAACGTGATCGACACCTTCATCCCCGGCTCGATCTTGCCGCCGGCCTTCGGGGTCTCGCCGACCCGGGCGCGGCGGAGCATGTCCTCCAGCTGCCGGATCCGGGCCTCGACCTTGCCCTGCTCGTCCTTCGCGGCGTGGTAGCCGCCGTTCTCCTTGAGGTCGCCCTCGTCCCTGGCCTCGCTGATCCGCTGGGTGATCTCGGCACGGGCCGGGCCCTTCAGGTGCTCGAGCTCGGACTTCAGCTGGTCGTAACCGTCCTGCGTCAGCCAGACAACGCTGTCCTCATCGATCTTCTGCGTCACGGGCTGCTCCTTGTGTTGGGATGGGCAGGAAATACTGCTGGCCGCCGTCGTCGACGGCGACCATTCCATCGAGCGTAGCAAGAGACCACGGATCACGCAGGGGTTCTCAGGCGTCGCAAACGCTCGGAAGGCGCTTGCCGTCAGCGTGAATCGCCCCCTTTCCACCGAGTCACGGCAACCGATTGCCCACCCACCCACCCACCGCGGCCCGGCGTCCGCCGGCCCCAAACCGGTTTGGGGAGTTCAGACCCCCCGATTTGGCCGGTTGCCCTCCCCGAACCGGTTTGGGAGTGCGGGGGCCGGGCGGGGGGGGGCAGGGTCAGCGGGGGCGGTGCTGGGTGGGGGTGGTGCAGCCGACCAGGACGACCGAGGTGGCCGCGCGCTGGGTGGTCAGGGTGACGGGGAGCGTCTGGTGCCGGGCGGAATCCGCGGGGACCGTCACCGTCACCTCGCCGACGATCGAGAAGTCCGCCGCCTTCGCCTGTACCCGGCAGCTGGCCTCCTCGGACTTGCTCCGTTCGACCTTGATCGTCGCCTTCGCGCTCGTCGGCGAGACGATCTCGAACCCCTGCAACTGCGACGTCACCGCCGGATTCGACTGGATCCAGGCCACCCACACCAGCCAGACCAGCGCGGTCAGCGCGAGCACGCCCAGGCCGCCGATCACGAGCGGCCGGCGGGAACGCGCGGGCTTTCCGTACCGGGCGTTCAGGTCGGTACCGGAGTCGGTACCAGGGCCGGTGCCGGGGGACGTCGGAGAGTCGATCACAGGTCAGTCCAGGGGGTCGGTCGTGGGTTTTGCCGGGTGTCGTAGGACCATTGTGTCTTGTGAGTGGAGATCTTCGGTTGTTGCATGTGCACGCCCACCCGGACGACGAGTCGAGCAAGGGCGCCGCGTCCACCGCCAGGTACGTGGCCGAAGGCGTGGAAGTGCTGGTCGCCACGTGTACGGGCGGGGAACGCGGATCGATCCTGAACCCGAAAATGGACCGGCCGGAAGTGCTGGCGAACATCACCGAGATCCGCCGCAAGGAGATGGACAGCGCGCGCGAGATCCTCGGCATCCGGCAGGAGTGGCTCGGCTGGGTGGACTCCGGTTTCCCGGAGGGCGATCCGCTGCCGCCGCTGCCGGAGGGCTGCTTCGCGGGGCAGAAGGTGGAGGACGCCGCCGCGCCGCTGGTGAAGCTGATCCGCGAGTTCCGGCCGCAGGTGGTCACGACGTACGACGAGAACGGCGGGTACCCGCACCCCGACCACGTGATGTGCCACCAGATCACGGTGGCGGCGTTCGAGGCGGCGGGGGACAAGGACGCGTACCCGGAGCTTGGTGAGCCCTGGCAGCCGCTGAAGCTGTACTACCACCACACGTTCCACTACGAGCGGATGAAGGCACTGCACGACGCGATGGTCGAGCGCGGGCTCGAGTCGCCGTACGCGGAGCGGCTGAAGGACTGGAAGCCGGACCCGGAGAACGAGCGCCGGATCACCACCCGGGTGGAGTGCGCCGAGTACTTCGAGGTGCGCGACCAGGCGCTGCTCGCGCACGCGACCCAGATCGACCCGGACGGTTCCTGGTTCGCGGTGCCGCTGGCCGTACATCAGGCGGCCTGGCCGACCGAGGACTACGAGCTGGCGCGGAGTCTGGTCGAGTCGGAGCTGCCTGAGAACGACCTGTTCGCGGGGCTCCGCTGACGGGCGGCACGGACAATGAGAGAATGGTGGCGTGACAGCGATGATCTCCCTTCAGACGGCCGAGATCGACCCGAACGTGGTGAAGCCGGGTTGGATCGCGCTGCTCATCGTGCTCGCTCTCGGTGCCGTCACGGTGCTGCTGTGGCTGAGCATGCGCAAACAGCTGAGGCGGATCGACGTGGACGGCGCTGGTGCGGACGGCCCAGCACGGTCCGGCGACCCAGCGAGTCCGGACAACTCGCCGTCCCCGGCTGGCGATGCAGCGCCGAAGACTTCGGAGACCCCGACGACGTCGACTGAAGCCAAGGAACACACCTCGCACTGATGTCGGTTGGGTAGCCGGCGCGCTGACTCAGCGCGCTCGTTTCGTCGCGCTGACGGTGCGCTGACGCGGTGCGCGGGCGTCGTGACTTCGGCCCCGTGCGCTGACTCCGTGCGCTGACTCCGCGCGCTGGTTCGGTCGCGCTCGGGTGAGTCGGCTGGGTCTCGGTGTGGTACCGGTTGGAACACCCTGATCACGACATGGTTTCGGACTGGGCTGCCCACCTCCACGTGACCCTATAGTGAGCCGCGTGCTGACAGGAGCCCACGTTCGGTCCGTACGTTGACGGCGGCCCGCGGTCAACGGGTGGCCCGGCATCGCATGCCCGGACGCCTGGTCGCGGGCGGGGTCGCGGCCGTCGTGGTCGCATCGGTGGCGCTGGTGATCGCCCTGTTCGCGGCCGGCAGTCAGCCGCAGAACGCCGGTCTGCTCGGTGGTCCGAGCCTGTTCGTCTCCTGGCTGGTGCCGTTCTTCCGGCTGATCTCCACGCTGGCGACCGTCGGTTGCGCCGGCGCGTTGCTCGCCGCGGTGGTCCTGCTCAGGATCGACGGCGGCCCGCTCGGCGTACAGGGCCGGCGCGCGGTCCGGGACGCGAGCAACTCGGCCGTCATCTGGGCGGGGTGCGCGTTCGCCGGCGCGATCGTGACCGCGGCAGTCATGCTCAACACCCCCGTACGCCTGCTGCGTCTCCGCCTCGACGACGCGCTCGGCGTACCCGAGGTCAAGTCGCTGCTGATCACGGGCATCCTGGTTCTCGCGCTGGCGATCGGCATCCGGCGCGTACAGACCGCATCCGCCGCGAGCCTCGGCGTACTCGTCGCGATCGGCGCGCTCGTACCGACGGCCGTGACGACGTATCCACGGAACGAGTCGTACGTAGTACTGGCCGGAATCGCCCTGGTCATCCACGTGATCGCGGCAACCACCTGGATCGGCGGCCTCGCCGGCCTGGTCCGCTACGGCCGCGCCAGCCGCGGCGGCCTGCCGATCGTCCTCGAGCGCTACGGCCAGGTCGCGTACGTCTCGTCGATCGCCGTAGTCCTCAGCGGCCTGATCACCGCCGCCGGCCGCCTGGCCGCGATGAGCAACGGCTGGAGCGGGATCTTCAGCACCCTCACCTCAAACCCGTACGGCGCCCTCCTGATCGCCAAGGTCATCGCCTTCGCCATCCTCATCACCCTCGCCACCCTCCACCGCACCCACTCCCACGGCGACCTCCTCACCGGCGGCCGCCCCTTCTGGCGAGTAGTAGCCACCGAACTAGCCACCATGGCCCTAACCCTCGGCCTTTCCGTAGCCCTCTCCCAAACCGCTTAGCACTACTGCCTGGAACTACGGTTGGGGGTATGGCGAACGAGCTTGGGGCTTCGGCTAGTCCGTATTTGCGGCAGCACGCGGGGAATCCGGTGGAGTGGCGGGAGTGGGGGGCCGCGGCGTTCGCGGAGGCGCGGGAGCGGGGCGTGCCGGTGTTCTTGTCGGTGGGGTACTCGGCTTGTCACTGGTGTCATGTAATGGCGCATGAGTCGTTCGAGGATGTGGAGACGGCGGCGTACCTGAGTGCGCACTTTGTCAGTGTGAAGGTGGATCGGGAGGAGCGGCCGGACGTCGACGCGATTTATATGGCGGCGACGGTGGCGATGACGGGGCAGGGTGGGTGGCCGATGTCGGTGTTTCTGACGCCGGCGGGGGAGCCGTTCTTCTGTGGTACGTATTTTCCGAAGGATGCGCGCGGTGGGATGGCGTCGTTCCGGCAAGTGCTGGAGGCGATCGCCGACGCGTGGCGGAACCGGCGCGAGCAGCTTGACGGGATCGGCAAGCGGGTGGTCGATCAGCTCGGCGCGCGGCAGCAGCTGGGCGGCGGCTCGTTGGACACCGCGCGGGCGGTGGAGTTGTTGAAGACCGAGTTCGACCCGGTGGATGCCGGGTTCGGGCGGGCGCCGAAGTTCCCGCCGTCGATGGTGCTCGACTTCCTGCTCCGGCACCACCGGCGTACGGGCAACGGCGACGCGCTCGCGATGGTGGCCCAGACCTGCGAGCGGATGGCGCGCGGCGGCATGTACGACCAGCTGGCCGGCGGCTTCGCGCGGTACTCGGTGGACGGCCAGTGGATCGTGCCGCATTTCGAGAAGATGCTGTACGACAACGCGCTCCTGCTGGACGTCTACACGCAGTGGTGGGCGATCTCCGGTGACCCGCTGGCGCGGCGGATCGCGACCGAGACCGCCGACTTCCTGCTGGCCGAGTTGCGTACGCCGGAAGGTGGTTTCGCGTCCGCGCTCGACGCCGACACGGACGGTACGGAGGGCAAGTACTACGCCTGGACGCCTGACGAGCTGCGCGACGTACTGGGCGCGGACGCCGGCTGGGTGATCGACCTTTGCGAGGTGACCGGCACTTTCGAGCACGGATCGTCCGTACTGCAGTTGCGCCGGGACCCCGATGAGCGCTGGGCCCCGGTACGCGCGAAGCTGCTGGAAGCGCGCAACCGGCGTACATATCCAGGCCGTGACGACAAGGTGGTTGCAGGTTGGAACGGGCTCGCCATCACCGCCCTTACCCGTGCGGGCGTGGTCCTGGATCGGCCGGAGTACATCGAGGCCGCACGGGCCGCCGCCGAATTGATCCGGTCGGTACACCTCGACGCGGAGACCGGCCGGCTGCACCGGACCTCGCGGGACGGCACGCGGGGTACCGCGCACGGCGTCCTTGAGGACTATGCGGCCTTCGCGCAGGGCTGTCTGACGTTGCTCGGGGCAACCGGCGACCTGGTCTGGTTCACGACCGCGGAAGCCTTGCTGGACAGGACTCTGGAGCAATTTATTGCCGATGGCTCCTATTTTGACACCGCGGCGGACGCCGAAGAGCTGATCTGGCGCCCGCAGGACGCGACCGACAATGCCACGCCGTCCGGGGCCAGCCTTGCCGCCGAGGCTTTCACCACACTGGCCAGCCTGACCGGATCGGCCCGGTACGA
The genomic region above belongs to Kribbella solani and contains:
- a CDS encoding copper resistance D family protein, producing the protein MPGRLVAGGVAAVVVASVALVIALFAAGSQPQNAGLLGGPSLFVSWLVPFFRLISTLATVGCAGALLAAVVLLRIDGGPLGVQGRRAVRDASNSAVIWAGCAFAGAIVTAAVMLNTPVRLLRLRLDDALGVPEVKSLLITGILVLALAIGIRRVQTASAASLGVLVAIGALVPTAVTTYPRNESYVVLAGIALVIHVIAATTWIGGLAGLVRYGRASRGGLPIVLERYGQVAYVSSIAVVLSGLITAAGRLAAMSNGWSGIFSTLTSNPYGALLIAKVIAFAILITLATLHRTHSHGDLLTGGRPFWRVVATELATMALTLGLSVALSQTA
- a CDS encoding thioredoxin domain-containing protein, producing the protein MANELGASASPYLRQHAGNPVEWREWGAAAFAEARERGVPVFLSVGYSACHWCHVMAHESFEDVETAAYLSAHFVSVKVDREERPDVDAIYMAATVAMTGQGGWPMSVFLTPAGEPFFCGTYFPKDARGGMASFRQVLEAIADAWRNRREQLDGIGKRVVDQLGARQQLGGGSLDTARAVELLKTEFDPVDAGFGRAPKFPPSMVLDFLLRHHRRTGNGDALAMVAQTCERMARGGMYDQLAGGFARYSVDGQWIVPHFEKMLYDNALLLDVYTQWWAISGDPLARRIATETADFLLAELRTPEGGFASALDADTDGTEGKYYAWTPDELRDVLGADAGWVIDLCEVTGTFEHGSSVLQLRRDPDERWAPVRAKLLEARNRRTYPGRDDKVVAGWNGLAITALTRAGVVLDRPEYIEAARAAAELIRSVHLDAETGRLHRTSRDGTRGTAHGVLEDYAAFAQGCLTLLGATGDLVWFTTAEALLDRTLEQFIADGSYFDTAADAEELIWRPQDATDNATPSGASLAAEAFTTLASLTGSARYETAAEQALQASAAIAERAPRFAGRALAVADTIAGGPLEIAIVGASPELRRVAFTQAQWGTAIVAGAPGLAVPLFDGRALVDGRPAAYVCQKFTCRLPVSLPEHLRDALRPTG